The Desulfobacterales bacterium genome window below encodes:
- a CDS encoding class II fumarate hydratase, which produces MEAKFRIEKDSLGEVKVPIDALYGAQTMRAVENFPISGIKFSRPFIKAIGFIKKTSAKVNERLDLIPSDVSKYIRLACDDIISGKLDDQFPLDIYQTGSGTSTNMNANEVIANIANKIANDSTKIHPNDHVNFGQSSNDVIPTAIRIAAYLEAKQHLIPALEYAKAAFITKGQELSDIVKTGRTHLMDAMPVTFGQVFSGYARQLELGIERINSALTRLSELPQGGTAVGTGINTHPDFPKMFAEEISDLTNEKFIESLNHFEAQSTVDAPVELSSILKTIAVSLLKIVNDIRWMNSGPNCGLGEIKLFALQPGSSIMPGKVNPVIEESTAMVCAQVIGYDSSVSIAGLSGNFELNVMLPLVAHCILESIKILGNALRNLADRSILKLIVRKEHIKSLIDKNPILVTSLNPIIGYDAAAKIAKRAFAENRSLKEVAKEMSDISEEELEKALDPIGMTKGGFSK; this is translated from the coding sequence ATGGAAGCAAAATTTAGAATTGAAAAAGATTCATTAGGTGAAGTAAAAGTTCCAATTGATGCCCTTTATGGAGCTCAAACAATGCGGGCTGTTGAAAATTTTCCCATAAGCGGCATTAAATTCAGCAGACCATTTATAAAAGCTATTGGTTTTATAAAAAAAACATCAGCAAAAGTTAATGAACGCTTAGACCTGATTCCAAGTGATGTATCAAAATATATTAGGCTTGCTTGTGATGATATTATAAGCGGGAAATTAGATGACCAGTTTCCCCTTGATATCTATCAGACAGGTTCCGGAACTTCGACTAACATGAATGCGAATGAAGTAATAGCAAATATCGCCAATAAAATTGCAAATGATTCCACGAAAATACATCCGAATGACCATGTTAATTTTGGACAAAGTTCTAATGATGTTATACCAACGGCTATTAGAATTGCTGCATATTTAGAAGCTAAACAGCATCTTATCCCTGCCCTTGAGTATGCAAAAGCAGCATTCATTACGAAAGGACAGGAACTTTCTGACATTGTTAAAACCGGAAGAACTCATCTAATGGATGCTATGCCTGTAACTTTTGGTCAAGTTTTTAGTGGCTATGCAAGACAGCTTGAACTTGGAATTGAAAGAATTAATTCTGCTCTTACAAGGCTATCTGAACTGCCTCAAGGTGGAACAGCTGTAGGGACAGGCATAAATACTCATCCTGATTTTCCAAAAATGTTTGCCGAAGAAATTTCAGACTTAACTAATGAAAAATTTATTGAGTCTTTAAATCATTTTGAAGCGCAATCCACAGTTGATGCTCCAGTTGAGTTAAGTTCTATTTTAAAAACAATAGCTGTAAGTCTTTTAAAAATTGTTAATGATATAAGATGGATGAATTCAGGTCCTAACTGCGGTCTTGGAGAAATCAAGCTTTTTGCTCTTCAACCAGGCTCATCCATAATGCCCGGAAAAGTAAATCCAGTTATTGAAGAATCAACGGCTATGGTTTGTGCTCAAGTTATTGGCTATGATTCTTCAGTTAGTATAGCCGGCCTTTCAGGTAATTTTGAATTAAATGTTATGCTTCCCCTTGTTGCCCATTGTATCCTTGAATCCATAAAAATATTAGGCAATGCTTTACGGAACCTCGCTGATCGCTCAATATTAAAACTTATTGTAAGAAAAGAGCACATAAAAAGCCTTATTGATAAAAATCCAATTTTAGTAACATCTTTAAACCCTATTATTGGGTATGATGCTGCAGCTAAAATTGCAAAACGAGCTTTTGCTGAAAATCGATCTTTAAAAGAAGTGGCAAAGGAAATGAGTGATATTTCTGAAGAAGAATTGGAAAAAGCTTTAGACCCAATTGGAATGACTAAGGGAGGTTTTTCTAAATAA